The following proteins come from a genomic window of Lolium rigidum isolate FL_2022 chromosome 5, APGP_CSIRO_Lrig_0.1, whole genome shotgun sequence:
- the LOC124656349 gene encoding disease resistance protein RGA2-like: MDGNKHDMASWFCAKPKSALSRLEMAQEIKKIKKRFAEIVKQRTDVNAITNSLVAEHPLRHVNKTIGEMSILVNIDETKVFGRDEVRHKIVSKLVNSNTQEKISVISIVGLGGSGKTTLAKYICQDNKIMEHFESTWWIHVSKESDVEKLIGKLFESVANEKSELHTLQHMSRIISERLSETKFLLVFDDVWNGDQHEWEQFEQHFNRGAPGSKILLTTRDGKVAEVVKSAEIFNLAFLSDGDSWKLCQQSSGWAEEGLDSEFIEVGKEIVKKCAGVPIAIKSLGGVLRNKRHIREWRALRDSDLLNDLDIKDRVLGSLRLSYFHLSDNLKQCFLLCSIFPKGYFIYKDDLISLWTAHGFVNPRIGGQLPEDVGSDYFDSLLKVSFLQDLVEDQHTGQLLCNMHDLVHDLTRQILQNEIILTSTKNTNDHSPRCIYLSLTSCTDKSKLFSKVRSLYASGDTFATNKPIRKSCSVRSAILEDINDTSIPLLIPKFEYLAYLRISGANCREIPEAITGCWNLQALHIIYCFKLAMLPESIGNLKRLKILELSWVVALVSLPQSIGDCQSLESLHLIKCGQLREIPESIAKNEMLRVLNIVNCSYLCQLPSESLGILRNLRAINLTGCVSLEDLPSSFACDELHTLKLTGLTRLRVLPQCITLLSNLEHLDLGYCNELVELPEGIGNLKRLEVLNIEGCRSLWGMPAGFGKLTRLRKLFGLFVVGDTGEDARISELGDLDRLSGLLEIEGIRCVKDPYDAEKAYLKGKHGIQKLKLNWLSWENWIETSTEEDIDMEHELRVLNALEPPSVIKELEILNYHGLHLPCWMTNGRHNCTLDIKSNQTVDLPHFPHLTGMVLYHFPKLKHLSRLVGLPLLKTLKLSECDSLESISAGPFPSLRELNISKMYRLLELSTMTRIILADDDRVTQCRNQEVQCCFPHLSTLHIEYCPKLNVKPWFPASLESLTLERSNGQLLFPGSSVRSVHSVGDESEPHFFSNTNGVSYSSLLKELRLQRLKGSSSGSGWESIGHLTALKSLEIEECSELMQLPDSIGNLSSLLSLRILSCENLMELPEGIQHLNSLQELHILQCGSFHKLPEAGIGGLRSLRSLRVEFLPALSCLPRSIRGLSSLTYLQIHFCTALHRLPGELWELRSLQTLEIFGLSALTCLPESMECLTSIRTIDIGSCDALTELPKCIGQLSTLRSLRIHYCRALPSLPCSIQDLSALQELDIARSPHLARRCKQGSGEDWHLISHIPHVNIINDD, encoded by the coding sequence ATGGATGGTAACAAGCATGATATGGCTAGCTGGTTCTGTGCAAAACCGAAGTCCGCGCTGTCCCGACTCGAGATGGCCCAGGAGATCAAGAAAATCAAGAAGAGGTTTGCTGAGATTGTGAAGCAGAGAACTGATGTCAATGCAATAACAAATAGTTTAGTTGCCGAGCATCCTCTTCGACATGTAAACAAGACAATCGGGGAGATGTCAATATTGGTCAATATAGATGAGACAAAGGTATTTGGTAGGGATGAGGTCAGGCATAAGATCGTATCTAAGCTAGTAAACTCTAATACCCAAGAGAAGATCTCGGTAATTTCTATCGTTGGACTAGGTGGGTCCGGCAAAACTACCCTGGCTAAATACATCTGCCAGGATAACAAGATAATGGAGCATTTTGAATCTACTTGGTGGATTCATGTGTCTAAAGAATCTGATGTGGAGAAGCTCATTGGAAAGCTTTTCGAATCTGTCGCTAATGAGAAATCGGAGCTTCATACCTTGCAGCACATGAGCAGAATAATTTCAGAAAGGTTGAGCGAAACGAAGTTTCTGCTTGTCTTCGATGACGTTTGGAATGGGGACCAACACGAGTGGGAGCAGTTTGAGCAACATTTCAACAGAGGTGCACCTGGAAGCAAAATTTTGCTCACTACTCGTGATGGAAAAGTTGCTGAAGTGGTAAAATCTGCAGAAATATTCAATTTGGCCTTCTTATCAGATGGTGACAGCTGGAAGTTGTGTCAACAGAGTTCTGGATGGGCCGAGGAAGGTTTAGACTCCGAGTTCATAGAAGTTGGAAAAGAAATTGTGAAGAAATGTGCTGGGGTGCCAAtagcaattaaatctctggggggTGTCCTCCGTAACAAGAGACACATAAGGGAATGGAGGGCTTTGAGAGATAGTGATTTACTGAATGACTTGGATATAAAAGACAGAGTTTTGGGGTCCTTGAGATTGAGCTATTTTCATCTGTCAGATAATCTTAAGCAGTGTTTTTTGCTTTGCTCTATATTTCCAAAAGGCTACTTTATCTACAAAGATGACTTGATTTCCCTATGGACAGCACATGGATTTGTCAATCCGAGGATTGGGGGCCAACTACCAGAAGATGTCGGAAGTGATTACTTTGATTCTCTTctgaaagtttcttttcttcaagATCTAGTTGAAGACCAGCATACTGGGCAATTATTATGCAATATGCATGACCTTGTTCATGATCTCACTCGGCAAATTTTACAGAATGAAATAATCCTTACATCAACGAAGAACACTAATGATCATAGCCCAAGATGCATATATTTATCTTTAACCTCATGCACTGACAAGAGTAAGTTATTTAGCAAGGTTCGTTCTCTGTATGCTAGTGGAGATACCTTTGCAACCAATAAGCCAATCAGAAAGAGTTGCTCTGTGCGCAGTGCTATTCTAGAGGATATAAATGATACTTCTATCCCATTGCTCATACCAAAGTTTGAATATCTTGCATATCTTAGAATCTCCGGGGCCAACTGCAGAGAAATACCAGAAGCAATCACAGGTTGTTGGAACTTGCAAGCCCTTCATATCATATATTGCTTTAAACTGGCGATGTTACCCGAGTCTATTGGAAATCTCAAAAGGTTAAAAATTCTAGAGTTGTCATGGGTTGTGGCTCTTGTTAGTTTGCCTCAGTCTATTGGTGATTGCCAAAGTCTTGAAAGCTTGCACCTGATTAAATGTGGACAGCTAAGAGAAATACCGGAGTCCATAGCTAAAAATGAAATGTTACGGGTTCTTAATATTGTCAATTGTTCATATTTGTGCCAACTGCCATCAGAATCTTTGGGGATTCTACGTAACTTACGGGCTATCAACTTAACAGGATGTGTGAGTCTCGAAGACCTGCCCAGTTCATTTGCTTGTGATGAGTTACATACTCTTAAACTCACTGGATTGACTAGACTTAGAGTACTACCTCAGTGCATCACTTTACTGAGTAATCTAGAACATCTAGACCTTGGGTACTGCAATGAGCTAGTTGAGTTGCCTGAAGGTATAGGGAACTTAAAGAGGCTTGAGGTTTTGAATATAGAAGGATGTCGCAGTCTGTGGGGCATGCCAGCAGGGTTTGGGAAGCTGACTCGTCTACGAAAGCTGTTTGGCTTGTTTGTTGTAGGAGATACTGGAGAGGACGCAAGAATATCAGAGCTTGGGGATCTTGACAGGTTAAGTGGTTTATTGGAAATTGAGGGTATTAGGTGTGTGAAAGATCCCTATGATGCAGAAAAGGCTTATTTGAAGGGAAAGCATGGCATACAAAAGTTGAAGCTAAACTGGTTGTCTTGGGAGAATTGGATTGAGACTAGTACGGAAGAAGATATTGATATGGAACAtgagctgagagtgcttaatgctcTTGAACCACCATCTGTAATAAAGGAGCTGGAAATTCTTAATTATCATGGTTTACATTTACCATGTTGGATGACCAATGGAAGGCATAACTGCACATTGGACATAAAATCCAATCAAACTGTTGATCTACCTCATTTCCCTCATCTAACTGGAATGGTACTATATCATTTCCCCAAGTTGAAGCATTTGTCAAGACTTGTAGGGCTACCTTTGTTGAAGACGCTCAAGCTAAGTGAATGTGACTCCCTTGAGAGTATCAGCGCCGGCCCCTTCCCATCACTCAGGGAGCTAAATATTTCTAAAATGTATCGTTTGTTGGAATTGTCAACAATGACAAGGATAATATTGGCTGACGATGACAGAGTAACTCAATGCCGCAATCAGGAAGTACAGTGTTGTTTCCCTCACCTTTCCACTCTACACATTGAATATTGCCCGAAATTGAATGTGAAGCCTTGGTTTCCAGCATCGCTGGAGAGTTTGACATTAGAAAGAAGCAACGGGCAGCTGCTATTCCCGGGCAGCTCCGTTCGTTCAGTTCATTCTGTTGGGGACGAATCAGAACCACATTTCTTCAGCAATACTAATGGGGTCTCCTATTCGAGCCTCCTCAAGGAACTAAGGCTACAGAGGTTGAAAGGTTCGTCGTCTGGTTCTGGCTGGGAATCAATAGGGCACCTCACTGCGCTGAAATCACTAGAGATTGAGGAATGCAGTGAGCTGATGCAATTACCTGACAGCATCGGTAACCTCTCCTCACTGCTAAGCTTGAGAATCCTTAGTTGCGAAAATCTGATGGAGTTGCCGGAGGGGATTCAGCACCTCAACTCCCTGCAAGAACTACATATATTACAATGTGGCTCCTTCCACAAGCTGCCGGAAGCAGGAATCGGGGGCCTCCGTTCTCTTCGTAGTCTTCGTGTCGAGTTTCTGCCAGCCCTCAGCTGCCTGCCCCGATCCATACGGGGCCTCTCCTCGCTGACGTATCTTCAGATACATTTCTGCACCGCCCTTCATCGACTTCCTGGAGAACTCTGGGAACTCCGCTCTCTCCAAACCCTCGAGATCTTTGGTTTGTCTGCTCTAACTTGCCTTCCCGAGTCCATGGAGTGCCTCACCTCGATCCGTACCATTGACATCGGTTCATGTGATGCTCTCACCGAGTTGCCAAAGTGCATCGGACAACTCTCTACACTTCGATCACTTCGGATCCATTATTGCCGCGCCCTCCCATCCTTGCCGTGCTCCATACAAGACCTTTCTGCTCTACAAGAATTGGACATCGCTCGCAGCCCTCATCTGGCTAGGCGTTGCAAGCAAGGATCGGGAGAGGATTGGCACCTCATTTCCCATATACCTCACGTGAACATAATAAACGATGACTAG